The Bernardetia sp. ABR2-2B DNA window TCTGCTGCCTTACATTTCGGTATTCGTGCGCCCAAAATTGGTTATGGTTTTTATTTGGTTTATCCCGTCTTTTTTACTCAAATTAGTGAGGCTTGGAAGCTTCAACCCAAAAAAAGAATGATTATCAATTTGGGTGGTGTTTATTTTCAATGGATTGGAGGAAGCTTATTTATTTTATTAGATTATTTTAATGTCGCTTCCACACATGTTTGGTCAGGAGTTGTAACCATGAATTTTATTCGTTTGATTTATTCTTTTGTTCCTTTTATGAAAGCAGATGGCTACTGGATTTTTAGTGATGGTTTTGGATTGTCGAATCTTCGTAAAAAGTCGAATCAATTTTTAGGAGCTATTTTCAAATCATTTTCTATTAAAAAAGCTCGTCAGATTACAGAAACTAAGTTGCAATTTTATGCACTTTCTTTTTTTTCTTTAGGAACGGTTATTTTTTTTACTTTTTGGTTTGGGTTTTTATCAATCATGATTTTGAAATTTGCGCCTATGCTTCCGAACATTTTGGTGTCATTTTATGAAAAATGGCAAAATGCAACACTTATTTCTCAATACCTCAAAGTAATGCTACAATCTATTCTACTTACGATTACACTTTTAGGAGTCGTTATTTTTGTGGTCAGAATGAGTAGTTTAATGCGTTTTGCATTCAGTTTTTTAATAAAAAAAGAAAATAAGCCACAAGTTGTATAATAATTTGTTAAATATATTAGCATTGCTATTTTTATTAGCTTTTTTGTTTTGAATTTCCTATCTTGTTGTCAGTTTCTACCAGCTATTTTTATTATTCAATTTTTTATTAAAGAAATTCAATCATGACAACACAACAAATTGCCAACCGTTTAGTAGAGCTTTGTAGAGAAGGAAATTATAGTCAAGCTCAAAAAGAATTGTATCATCAAAACACAATCAGCATTGAACCCGAAATGCTGCCCAATAATAGAGTACAAGGAATGGAAGAGCTCAATAAAAAATCAAAGCAATGGGACGAGAATCTAGTTGAAATGCACTCTACACACGTATCAGAGCCAATTATAGCAGGAAATCACTTTTCTTGTACTATCGGTTTTGATGCTACTTTCAAAGATAGAGGAAGAAGCAAGGAAGAAGAACTTGCCGTTTATAAAGTAGAAGATGGAAAAATTACAGAAGAACGTTTTTTTTATTCTATGGGATAAATAATAGGATTTAAAAATCAAAATGCTTTAATTTTTGCTAATCTCAAAAAGTGCTTTTCAATAAAGTAGTTTGTTGAGGTTAGCAATTTTTTTTTATTGCTAATCAAGTCTTATCTTTGAAGTATAAAGAAATTAGAAAACCTTAATCCAATCAATACATTTATGGCAACTTATGATTTATTAGTAATCGGTTCAGGACCGGGTGGTTATGTAGCTGCAATCCGTGCTTCTCAACTCGGAATGAAAGTAGGCGTTATCGAAAAAGAATCTCTAGGTGGAATTTGTCTAAACTGGGGCTGTATTCCTACAAAAGCACTTCTGAAATCTGCACAAGTATTTGAGTACGTACAACACGCAAAAGATTACGGCA harbors:
- a CDS encoding SnoaL-like domain-containing protein, which encodes MTTQQIANRLVELCREGNYSQAQKELYHQNTISIEPEMLPNNRVQGMEELNKKSKQWDENLVEMHSTHVSEPIIAGNHFSCTIGFDATFKDRGRSKEEELAVYKVEDGKITEERFFYSMG